In Candidatus Binatia bacterium, one DNA window encodes the following:
- a CDS encoding RNA methyltransferase has translation MLERVRIVLVRPRRGGNVGAAARVLKNMGLGELVLVAPRTRVGAVGERMAAHARDLLARRRVVPDLPSALHDCVLAVGTAGRDLAQLTSLEPRAAAIEIVREARRGPVAVVFGPEDHGLSNAELGLCQRLVRIPTSDAYPSLNLAQAVAVCGYELRLAALAQADDVAPAVERAADDECAPATSAEREALLAHLEQALGAVGFLSRQNPGHILADVRSLLARAGLTRRDVRIWRGIARQMLWAASRGEVRARDAQSGAAKDEERTLSDATGSATAPAARRRR, from the coding sequence GTGCTCGAGCGCGTCCGCATCGTGCTGGTGCGCCCGCGTCGCGGCGGCAACGTCGGCGCCGCGGCGCGCGTCCTGAAGAACATGGGGCTCGGCGAGCTCGTGCTGGTCGCACCGCGCACCCGCGTCGGCGCGGTCGGCGAGCGCATGGCGGCGCACGCCCGCGACTTGCTCGCGCGCCGCCGCGTCGTCCCCGACCTGCCGAGCGCGCTGCACGACTGCGTGCTGGCGGTCGGCACCGCGGGGCGCGACCTCGCGCAGCTCACGAGCCTCGAGCCGCGCGCGGCGGCGATCGAGATCGTTCGCGAGGCGCGGCGCGGGCCGGTGGCGGTCGTGTTCGGACCCGAGGACCACGGGCTGTCGAACGCCGAGCTCGGGCTCTGTCAGCGGCTCGTGCGCATCCCGACGAGCGACGCCTACCCGTCGCTGAACCTCGCGCAGGCGGTCGCGGTGTGTGGCTACGAGCTGCGGCTCGCGGCGCTCGCGCAGGCCGACGACGTCGCGCCGGCCGTGGAGCGCGCCGCCGACGACGAGTGCGCGCCCGCGACCAGCGCCGAGCGCGAGGCGCTGCTCGCGCACCTCGAGCAGGCGCTGGGCGCGGTCGGCTTCCTCTCGCGCCAGAATCCCGGCCACATCCTCGCCGACGTGCGCTCGCTGCTCGCGCGCGCCGGGCTCACGCGGCGCGACGTGCGCATCTGGCGCGGCATCGCGCGGCAGATGCTGTGGGCCGCGAGCCGCGGCGAGGTCCGCGCGCGCGACGCGCAGAGCGGCGCTGCGAAAGACGAAGAGCGGACGCTCAGCGACGCGACGGGCTCAGCGACCGCACCTGCCGCACGACGACGCCGTTGA